The window GGCCCGCTGACTTTTTCAGAGGACTCAATGGTATGTACAGTCACTTCATTTGTTTTTACATCGATAATGTTCATCTGATCTACCGTATTTTTGAGCTCGTAGGTTGCGTATTGTTCCTTGAGCTGCGGGCCAATCTGAGCCAGAGGGGATTTGGAATCAATGAGGCTCATGAATCCGTCATAGTTCTCTTCATTAGAATAGGATACAAACTTTTTGAAGAAATCAGCAATCTCAGCAGTGTCCACAGAGCTCTGGAGGCTGGTGATCTCAACGGTTCTGGTAGTAGCATTCCAGACCACGTTGTTGCCTGTGGCTTCACTTACAAACCGGACGGGTACATAAGTGACGTTATTAACCATTTTAGGAGCAGTCTGCAGCGGTTTGATGATCCCGTTAATGCTCGCATTTTTGCTGCCGATCTGCAGCTTGATGGTCAGGCCTTCCTTGGTAGCGGTTATCGTGCTTGTCTTGGCATCAAATACCAGTTTCAAGCCCAGCTTCTCGAAAATTGGCCGCATGGGAACGAGGATGGAGTGCCCGTCATTCAGGGGGGCATTGGTCGTCGTCAGGTTAAGCTTTTGCTGGTCAATCTGGACTGAGATGGGTTTCTCTGCTGCCGATGCGGACAAGCTGATAGCGCTGGATAAGGTGAGTACAGCAATAAATCCGGGTAGTATTTTCATTTGCGGAAAATCTCCTTTTTAAATAGTAGTTTTGGTTGGAAAATGTCTGCCACCTGATATTATAACCGAGAAATACATCTTGGGTATATATCCCATTTTGGATATGGCCTGCCAGAAAATTAGGGAGTAGCCGCCGTACGATAAAAAAATTATTGCTGCTCTACTGCATATATGCTACTATAGCTGTAAATTAAAGGATTAACAGCGGAAGCACCGTTCAATGACCGTATCTCACGGTTATTGGCGGTGCTTTTTTTGTTGTCTCAATTACAAGAAAGGAGAGTGGCTTCATGGCGGCGAGAATTGTACTGGCCGTGCGCGAGAGTCAATACATTGAACCGTTGCTGCATTATATCCATCACAGTGATTACGGTGAGCTGTTGCGGGTATCAGCGTTCAGCAGGCCGGAAACCTTTATGGAATTTATGAAAAGCGAAGAGACGGTGGATGCGGTCGTCGGAGATCCCTTCTTCATTGAGGCCTGGCTGGTGGAAGGGAAGAATACGGTTCCGTGGGCAGTCCTTAGTGAGGATGGCCGGACATTAGGCAAGAGTGCTAATCTGGCTGGCGGCGTGGTCATTGCGAAATACCAGTCGCTTCCCGCACTTCTCGAATCCATACTCCAGCTGTGTGATGTGGTGCGATCGAGGCCATCCTCCGCGGATAGAGAACAGACCCTCATACTCGGAGTGGTCTCGGCGACGGGCAGCAGCGGCAAAACAACTCTTGCACTCAATATGTCCAAACAGCTTACGGATTTAGGGTTGTCTGTCTTCTATTTGAATCTGGAAAGTGTGGACAGCAGCGGATTATTTGTGCCGATGCCGGCGGGGAACACACCCGGACTTGAACGGTTGCTCTATGAGCTCAAGGCAGGCCGGGGGGAAGGGGGCAAGGACAGCGCAGGGAATATTGAGCTGGGAAGATATGTAGCCAGGTATGACCGCCTGCGCTGTGATGCATTCAGACCTGTAGAGAACTTCAAAGAAATGCTCCAGATGACCCGGCAGGATACGCTGGATTTATTGGAACTGCTGGATGCAGCCGGAAGCTATGACATCGTGATTGTTGATGCCGGCAGTATTGAAGAGGAACGGACTCTGGCTGTATTGCAGCGGTGCGGGATCCTGCTATGGATGCTCAGAAACGATGAGGCAAGCATGTACAAAACCCTAAGGTGGCTGGAGCATGGCAGCCATCCGCATTCCGGCTGGCCGCCGGATATTCAGGAGAGGAGCCGGTTTGTACTCAACTTTGCTACGGATTCAGTGCAGAACACGCCAGTTCCTGAAGAAATTAAGCTGGATGCTCTGCTTCCTTATATCCCGTCCTGGGGCTTACGGCATCATGTTGAGCTCAGCCTCAGTTCTCCGCAGTTTATGGCTGGCGTTCAGCAGCTCTGCGAAGGAATCATAGAGCCGGTATTACCTCTCGTATTTACAGGTAATCTGCATGAATGAAGAGCTGTTCAGGAAGCTCAGGCGTGACATCCGCGCAGGACTTGATGTTACATCGGCTGCAGGCAACCATGAGCTCAGCGCATATATAGAACGAACCATTCTGGAAATGCAGAGCCTGCGGTATTTAACCGCCCAGGAGAAGCATGAGCTGGTGAAGAAGCTGTTCGATTCCTTCCGGGGGCTGGATGTGCTGCAGCCGCTGGTTGATAATCCGGCGATCACTGAGATTATGATCAACAGCCATGATGAGATTTTTGTGGAGGAGGAAGGTCAGATCCGGCGTCTGCCGCTGGCCTTCGAGTCTAGAAGCAGACTGGAGGATATTATCCAGTCGGTGGTATCCGGGGTGAACCGGGTAGTCAATGATTCCTCGCCGATCGTGGATGCACGGCTGCGGGATGGCTCACGCGTCAATGTTGTGCTGCCGCCGGTAGCGCTGAAGGGGCCGGCCATGACCATCCGCAAATTTCCCGAATCGCCGATGACAATGGGCGAACTGGTACAGCGCGGTGCGCTAAGCGGAGAGGCGGCGGAGTTTCTGCAAATTCTGGTTGCTGCCGGATACAACATTTTTATCAGCGGCGGTACTGGCTCCGGCAAGACTACATTTTTAAACGCCCTTTCCCAGTTCATTCCGCCGCAGGAACGGGTCATTACGATCGAGGACTCCGCCGAGCTGCAAATTGTCACCGTGCCTAACCTTGTCTCCCTGGAGACGAGGAACGCCAATACGGAGGGACGCGGGGAGATTACAATTCGTGATCTGATCCGCTCATCCCTGCGGATGCGGCCGAACCGCATCGTGGTCGGTGAGGTCCGGGGAGCCGAATGCTTGGATATGCTGCAGGCGATGAACACCGGCCATGCGGGAAGCTTGTCCACAGGGCACTCGAACAGCGCGCGGGATATGGTCAGCCGCCTGGAGACGATGGTGCTTAGCGCAGCTAATCTCCCTGTAGCCGTAGTCCGGCAGCAGATCGGCTCGGCGATCGATATCTTCGTACATCTCTCCAGGCTGCGGGACCGTTCACGAAGAGTGCTGGAAATTTGCGAGGTCATTGGAATACAAGATGGGGAGGTGGTGCTGAACCCATTGTATGAGTTCCGGGAGACAGGGGAAAGTGACGGAAGGGTAGACGGCGCCCTTGTTGCCTGCGGCAATCCTCTGCAGCATTCCGGCAAGCTGAAGATGGCCGGAGTGAGTAACTATCCCCTGGCGCAATTTGAGTCTGGGATTTCGAAGGGGGTACTGATATGAAGCAATCACATAGGATGCCAGTCCGCTTACCGGTTCGGCGAAGCAGATTCGGTGTTGTAAGCGAGAATGGAGTGAATGAAAAGGAAAAGCAAAGGAGGCCTCAACTGCCGGACTATACGGTGTACATATTGTCCCCCGGATTAAAAATGCTGGCGGTGCTGGCAGGCGGGCTGCTGCTTTTTGGCCTCGGCTATCTGTTCTATCACCAGGTGCTGCTCTCCTTGCTGCTGGTTCCGGGAGGAGCCTATGCGCCGCGGATCCTGCGTGATTATCTTAGAGACCGGCGGCGCTCGGCGCTCAATCTGCAGTTTAAGAAGACCTTGTTTTCACTCTCTTCTTCGCTTTCCGCCGGACGTTCGGTCGAGAATGCTTTTCGTGAAGCAGTTGCGGATCTGCAAATGCTCGATCCAGAGGGAAGCAGCGATATGCTCTCAGAGCTGACGATTATCTGCGCCCGGATGGAATATAACCAGCCGGTGGAGGAGGCGTTGCATGACTTCAGCCTGCGGGCCGGGATGGAGGATGTCGAGCGGTTTGCCGATGTGTTCTCCGTCTGCAAGCGCACTGGCGGCGATCTGGTCGAAGTGGTGCGCCGCACGTCCACGATTATTGGGGAGAAGCTTGATATCCAGCAGGATATTGCCGTCAGTATTGCCCAGAAGAAATTCGAGGCCAAAGCGCTGCTGGCCGCTCCGTTAATGATGGTTCTATTTATGAGCCTGACCGCAGGCGACTATATGGAGCCGATGTATACAGGTGCTGGAATGGCCATTTCGACCTTAGCGCTGGCTGGTTTGTTTCTGTGTTATCTCTGGACTTCCAAGATCATGAATATTCCGCTGTAAGGAGGCGAGGTAATGCTGCAGTGGTTGTGCGGCGGGGCCGCGATAGCTTTGGGACTGTGCTGGATGCTTCTGCGGCTGAAATGCGGCCGCCGGTATGCCGTGCTGCGCAGCCTGCCGATGGAGGGACTGCGGCTGCGTGGAATTGGAGAACCCTTTCTGCTGCTGATCGAGCGATGGAGAATTGGCAGTCATCTGCCTTCGGTCATGTTCAGAATCCAGCGGTCGCTGCAGCAGAGCTATGGCATGCGCTACAGCTCAGAGCGGACATTAATCTTTATGGCAGAAATGTTCAGCTACAGTTGGCTGTTTATGCTTGGGGGCAGCCTGCTGACCGCCTTCAGCGGTGAGCAGGCCGGAATCATAATCGGCGCGGTCCTGGCGCTGATATTACCGGTTGCGCTGGTTAGTGATCTGCATAAGAAAGTACGGCTGCGTGAACAGAATATTATGCTGGAACTGCCAGAGCTGCTGAACAGCATTGTACTGCTGGTTGGCGCCGGAGAGACTGTGCAGCGGGCGATTATCCGCTGTGTTGAGAGCCGCAAGGGCAACTATAGTCATCCGCTTTATAAAGAATTATTTATTATGACTACGGAATGGGAAGGCGGCTATTCATTCCAGCAGGCTTTCGAGAATTTCAGCAAACGCTGCGCGGTACAGGAGGTGTCACTGTTTACAACGACGGTGCTGCTGAATTACCGCAGAGGCGGTGCAGACTTTGTTCTATCGCTGCGGGATCTTTCCCGGATGTTATGGGAGAAACGGAAGGCGGTCAGCCGGACGCGCGGGGAACAGGCTTCCTCGAAGCTGGTTTTCCCGATGGTGTTAATTTTTTTGATTGTAATTGTGCTGGTGGGAACACCGGCGATCATGATGCTGAAAATGTAGGAGGATGAGGATAATGATGACGACGTTAGCGGAGGCTGCAAAAGGCTTGTGGAAGGATGAAGAGGGGCTGGGCACGCTGGAGATGATTATGATTATTGCGGTTTTGATTGCGGTGGTTCTGGTGTTCCGCACAGAAATTGTGAAGGTGGTCAAGGATTTGATTAGTACAGCCGGAAGTAAGAGCCAGGAAGTTTTTGATTGATGAACCTGAAGAATGACGAAGGCAGCTTCACCATTGAAGCGTCTATGCTGCTGCCAATCATCATGGGGATTACGATGCTGCTGTTGTTTTTTTGCCTGTATACCTACCAAAGGACTATGCTGCTGCAGGTAGCCTCTGTTACGGCAGAACGGGCGGCTTTCAATTGGGATAACAGTCATAAAGGTGCGGAGGGGGCCTTCGCGATTGGGTATTACGATTCGTTGTATTGG of the Paenibacillus pedocola genome contains:
- a CDS encoding copper amine oxidase N-terminal domain-containing protein — protein: MKILPGFIAVLTLSSAISLSASAAEKPISVQIDQQKLNLTTTNAPLNDGHSILVPMRPIFEKLGLKLVFDAKTSTITATKEGLTIKLQIGSKNASINGIIKPLQTAPKMVNNVTYVPVRFVSEATGNNVVWNATTRTVEITSLQSSVDTAEIADFFKKFVSYSNEENYDGFMSLIDSKSPLAQIGPQLKEQYATYELKNTVDQMNIIDVKTNEVTVHTIESSEKVSGPFMPNSQSENVYSLTRSSKDSGWKISNVQVQAMKYSLPEGVLNAAVTVPQTDEAAIKAVFAANIDFTNKEDLEGVQSTIDESSPAYEQNKVMAGQVFQAYDLQTVIESSKIIDYTGNEAAIYSVQTTKKLKGPQFQDNRTTMVTTLKKSADGKWKLVQSYPLSAEALTK
- a CDS encoding CpaF family protein, with product MNEELFRKLRRDIRAGLDVTSAAGNHELSAYIERTILEMQSLRYLTAQEKHELVKKLFDSFRGLDVLQPLVDNPAITEIMINSHDEIFVEEEGQIRRLPLAFESRSRLEDIIQSVVSGVNRVVNDSSPIVDARLRDGSRVNVVLPPVALKGPAMTIRKFPESPMTMGELVQRGALSGEAAEFLQILVAAGYNIFISGGTGSGKTTFLNALSQFIPPQERVITIEDSAELQIVTVPNLVSLETRNANTEGRGEITIRDLIRSSLRMRPNRIVVGEVRGAECLDMLQAMNTGHAGSLSTGHSNSARDMVSRLETMVLSAANLPVAVVRQQIGSAIDIFVHLSRLRDRSRRVLEICEVIGIQDGEVVLNPLYEFRETGESDGRVDGALVACGNPLQHSGKLKMAGVSNYPLAQFESGISKGVLI
- a CDS encoding type II secretion system F family protein gives rise to the protein MKQSHRMPVRLPVRRSRFGVVSENGVNEKEKQRRPQLPDYTVYILSPGLKMLAVLAGGLLLFGLGYLFYHQVLLSLLLVPGGAYAPRILRDYLRDRRRSALNLQFKKTLFSLSSSLSAGRSVENAFREAVADLQMLDPEGSSDMLSELTIICARMEYNQPVEEALHDFSLRAGMEDVERFADVFSVCKRTGGDLVEVVRRTSTIIGEKLDIQQDIAVSIAQKKFEAKALLAAPLMMVLFMSLTAGDYMEPMYTGAGMAISTLALAGLFLCYLWTSKIMNIPL
- a CDS encoding type II secretion system F family protein, with translation MLQWLCGGAAIALGLCWMLLRLKCGRRYAVLRSLPMEGLRLRGIGEPFLLLIERWRIGSHLPSVMFRIQRSLQQSYGMRYSSERTLIFMAEMFSYSWLFMLGGSLLTAFSGEQAGIIIGAVLALILPVALVSDLHKKVRLREQNIMLELPELLNSIVLLVGAGETVQRAIIRCVESRKGNYSHPLYKELFIMTTEWEGGYSFQQAFENFSKRCAVQEVSLFTTTVLLNYRRGGADFVLSLRDLSRMLWEKRKAVSRTRGEQASSKLVFPMVLIFLIVIVLVGTPAIMMLKM
- a CDS encoding Flp1 family type IVb pilin, whose amino-acid sequence is MMTTLAEAAKGLWKDEEGLGTLEMIMIIAVLIAVVLVFRTEIVKVVKDLISTAGSKSQEVFD